The Arachis ipaensis cultivar K30076 chromosome B03, Araip1.1, whole genome shotgun sequence region CAACCTCATGGAAAGGtcgaagctcaagcaggggcactattcatacacTGGTCCGAGCTACAAGGTCCAGGTTGGCCGAAGACAACGGGACCGACCTCCTGAAAGGTTGGCCCATttccgacctcttcccaaagagttCAGATGATCAccacagaggcccaagaaggcccaaaacgAAGAACCACCGCCTACTAAGACGCGGTTAAAAAGATATGACCTTACccgcaaaagataagataagataacaaacttatctcaaggaagATCGCCcagcactactataaatacactggagcacccaggtataagaTATATTCCAATTCTACAAAAAATCTACCTAAAGCCCgtactaacttaagtatcggagtctcttgtaggtaccaccatcCCGCAGTGATAAAGGACTGAGCAGCTCCTCCGTtacaacaagtcggacacggcagCTACAATCAGACTTGAAGGTCTCACCCAAGATCGACCTCcctatttcaggtaaccctcagaacagtaACCAAGATGGCCAAAAAGCATAAGGAGCTTGATCCTAATATGGTGCAAATCTTCAAGAATGTCGAGCTAACTATTCTACTCTTTGACACCATACATCAAGTTCCGAAGTATGCTAAATTTCTTAAGGATGTGTGTACTCACAAAGAGAAGATTGGTGGACTAGGAATGAATCTATTAGGTAATTTTGTTTCATCTGTGATGGGTGACTTTCCTAAAAAATATACTGATCCCAGTTCTTGCTTGGTATCTTGTATTATTGGTGGGATTCAACTTAAGAATTGCATGTGCGACTGATAaattgggatttttgccagtttAGAATTTCACTCTAGAAAAGAGAACTTCTTCGttgatagcatagtccaaaccggcaatggaatcccaacatcaaagtttaaaataagtaattgtcacaattcaaatcaaataaccgggagttttaagtcccaggttgttctccctaggaattgcaatgaaatgcacaattattggctatgaaggaatggGGGTTGATGGCAAGAGgctagaaatgtaaatgacaagaaattaaataagcaaacaataactaaatatcaaaagTAACTAAACTTAAGCAATTAATCAAAAGGAATGGAAATTCAAATGCTGAGGaacctcttggcaaggattgagagtcaaggttacctatcctagccattgaccacaagcatatgatgattataaagagttaatcctacctagtcaatcctaacatcgagaataagtcaaataggcataattgatctcaattcacaagtcctagtatactcactaattagcttactgaaagactagagttagtggaaaccaaatcaattaactaccctaatatatcaatcaagaatggacatcaatgactcaaggtcaccaaagtcctcaattccaagccaagagtggggaaaaactacactaaaactaagccaagcattttatcaaacacttggtgtgcatgaagaTAAAATCACATTAAAttgcaacaataataaaatctaaagctaccaaatgtaagaaaataataataacaactcaattaaataaaaataaacaaggaaacattaaattacattaatagaaattcaaattaacaagagttcattaacaataaaataactaaataaaagaaaataacaaatgaGACTAAAAGAAGCAAGATGCTAGAACAAGAAATAgtaaagaaactaaatcaaaataagaagTAAAGCATCAATCTAAGAGAAATTCAActaaatctaacctaattctagagagaagggagagcttctctctctagaaatgacCTAGAACATGtctaaaactaaacctaattgctctctCTTTGTTTCCTCTTGAATTAGGGTTGAAATAGCTCAGAAAACGAGTTGGATTGGGTTCTggaagcccaaaaatcgctgccaGCATTTTGCAttaaatgaggtcacgtgctgtgacttgtgtgtacgcacacttgctgatttttccacttgtgcgtacgcacagaggttgtgcatacgcacacttgctgaaaagctccaaactccatttcttcatgaattctccacttttacatgctttttcttcattccttcaattcaATCTTTGCCTTACAAGCctggaatcactcaacaaatacatcaaggcatcaaatagaattaaagtaaataaaatttagcaattaagggcctaaaaagtatgttttcacttttaagttcaatttaggaagaatttacaaaaccatgatatttcattgattaaatgcaagaaaagttgatgaaatccacccaattagagtaaataaataccataaaatgtggattcatcaacaACTTAGGGTCATGTGTGAGTATCATGCCACTCTCGATTTATGAGAAGTTGAACCTTGCACCGTTGAAGCGATCCAGGGCTAGGTTTGTGTTAGCGGACAAGAGTATAATTTCGGTTGTGGGTATTGCTGAGAATGTGTTGGTGAGAATTCAGGACTTAATTTTTTTGGTGGATTTTCATATCCTAAAGATACTTCCCGTTGACTCGGACAGACCATCCTCCATCTTACTTGggaggccattcttgaagacATCCCAGTTTAAACTAGACGCATTTTCTGGGGACTATTCGTTTGAAGCCAAAGAGAAAGTGGTGAAGTTTAAATTGGAGGAAACCATGAGGCAACCACTAGAGGTATATTCCATTTTTGGTTGTGACATCGTTGAAGATGATGTAGTTGAAGTCTACTTTGGAAGTGATGATGAGATAAGTGTCAGTAAAGGCTTAGGTATAAGAGGAGTTGGCAAAGAAGAGGGAAATGATCCACAACTTCCATGTTATCAAGAAAACAAGGCACCCAATCATGGTTCAATTGACAAGTGAAAGCATCTTCCCTTGAAGGACACTCGTACTAAGGGTAACAAGACGGATGAGATGGATGTCCTTGAAGATGTCCCAAAGAGATGAACATGAGCTCAtgaccatccaacttaaggacgttaaagaaaagtgttcggtgggagacaccctaccatggtatgaCCTTCCTTGTTCATATCTTGTTTTccttaatttttattgctttggtTGAATTGCTTAAGTTTGTCTatatatatttgaattttgattgtttAATGAGGTTTTCATTGTTGTTAGCTTGGTCAGTTTGGCTATTTTGATTAGTATCATTGAATTTTAGGTGTTTTTTGTGCTATTTTACTTTTATAGATGTCAAAATTATGTTATAATTACTTTtacttgttttaaaaaaaaaaacaaaacaaaaacttgtcccgcgtacgcgtgacccacgtgtatgcgtgaccCCTGAAAATTGACCATGTGTAAATGGTGCGTGGACTGTGCCACCACATGGCCTGGACAGTGAGTTGTGCCAGGACCATGCGGGAAGGGTGCCATGGGCACAGGCACTAGTCACGCGTATGTGTCGCCGTCTGCACTCTGATGATGCGAAAACCATGCTAAAACTATGCTACCGCATGACCTGGatagagagttgtgccaggaccATGCGGGTACTGTGCGAAGGGCACAACTAcacctcacgcgtatgcgtgactgacgcgtatgcgtcaccttcCCTTTTTCCATAATTTCGCGTACATGTGAACCACACGTACGCGTTGCTTTAGTGATTTCAGTTACAGGATGCGATGCCCTGTTTCTTTCTCACCTAtaccctttctttcttcttcttccttcctctCATCCCATTGCTTCTCCTTCCTCTAGTCTGGCAGACACCACCACCGGTGACCACCACCACCGGCGGTCCCACCTCATCTCTTCTCTCtccccttctcattcttcttatcctATTCTTACTTATattcatcctcatcttctccTCCGTCTTTTCAAGGTCTCATTTCTCAATTTCTTTTGATTATTGCATTTGATTACTTTAATTGTTCTTAGTTGTATTTTAGTTTTGTTATttgtagcttgttcttatttctttttccTATGCTTGTTATTCTTGCATTGGTGTTGGATTTTCAAGTTAAATTATTGTGGGTTTAGTGGATtgttttggtgcttcttgacttgttttgtATTATTTGGTGTTGCTATGGTATTTGGCATTTCAATTTGGGTGCACTACACACTTGATTTCGTCAAGTTGCTTGTTGTTCATaacatgcacaccaagtgtttgtgaaaagaaCCAATGAGATTTTGCTTCAATTTTGGTCTTATTCTTTCAACTCAATCCTTCTTTTTCATAACACTTGCATTCCTTGTGCATTGATCCCATTTCTAATCTTTTTCatgataaaaatttttatttatggcTTGCTATCCTTATAACGTCATGCAAGAATTAGTAATTTCATCCTCTCTAACTCcatattcttcaatttttgtccttcattgtcttggagttaGTTTGAGATAGCACTTTTCTCATGTCCTAACTAATCTTGCATGTGTTCATCATTATTGATATTGATGCTTGAGATTGCTCTTTTCATGCTTTAAACTTATGTACTTCCTTCACTCTTGCATCAAGTGCTAGTGATATGCCTCAATGCTTTTGTtgatttctcacttacatgtggtAGCTACCGTGTACTTGAGACCCCCTATTCTTTGTTGGCATTACTTTTCGCTTGCACTTTCTTTGATGGCTAACCACATTGATGAGGCAGAGAATGTAACGACCTAACTTCTAGCATGTTATGACCAATGCTAGCCGCCAGGCGCTACTACACGGCTTTTCCTAGAGACTCTAGACCTTATATTAAATAAGCCTGTAGTGCTAATCGAGATCGCGTGtcatatatatagatataacgAAATAGGTAATAGTTAAATAGATAATATATACATGAAGcatagaaaaatacagaaaacatAGTAATATCATACATATATACCCGAAGGCTCATTTAGTACATCATAATTCACATCGTATTATGTCGTTGCTTattcataaaaatatttacaGACTCCATATTTATACTAATAAGCCTCAACTCACAAGAGTCACTCTAGTCTGGGACccattctaatttatttttataggTATTTACAGAAGCACCTAACCCTCTAAATGTCTATACTGAGCGAGAGCAAaaattactactactactactactactactgctGGTCATCAATCCTTGGGAGCTGAAGAAATACGAAAATGCTGTATGGAAGTAAAAGAAGTCGCTTTGACCCTCTGGTAATGCTACTGCTGCTCGCTAGTCCCAAGGCTAAAAACTTAAAAAAGATCTCGTCGGTTTGCATCTGCGGAATGGGGAAGTAAAAGGGTGAGAACCTAAGGTTACCAGCAGGGTACTACACAAGAAAACCTAAGGGGTTCCGCAGCCTAAGTCTAAGACTTCGCGCAGTTAGGTCGGTAAGTCACacaaacaagtacaagcaaaagTATATAGCAGAATAGTAACCAAGCACGGAATACAAGAAGCAGAGACAAAATACAATCACAGGTACAAGTAAGCAATCGCAAACATAGAGAATGTAGCAACtaagtatgatgcatgcctggtcctatgcaggccatgagctcatgcgtcagtATGGATATGGCTACTCCACTGGGTCGGTTGCGCACTGGTGCCCGCAATTGTAAGAATGGCCCAAAAATACAAGGTGCTCCCAGTGAGTAGCAGTCCATATGGTGGGCGTTCCCACGTTCATATAGTCTCTGGCCAGGCGGGATGGAAGTCCGCTCTGCCAGGTACTTCTTAACACCTTGGGATTTACAGTTTCTTCTTCCGCGGCACATCTCAACAAAATTTATTTCTAAGGGACTTCTCCTCCCTTCTTTTATAGAAACTTGTACCCGGCTCTTTCTTAAAATGTCTCAGCCTTGTCAAATTTTACCATTTTATCctttttatttaacttttcttTTTACCGTTTTCATTAGGTTTTTAATGACGCTTTCACCCCTAatgttattattttaccattgtatCTTCATATTTTTCCTAATATACCTTTTCTCCTTGATTAAGTTAATTATTCATTTGTAATTTGACTTTATGCCTGAAATTACTAATATCCCCCTAAGTACTCTAGTTTTACCGTTTAACCTTATTTAGTATCAAATTTTACCGGATTAATCCTATTAGTTGCCTATGATTAAAATTATTCCTAATCattttatttaatgcaaatttTCACCCTAAGGGACCTAAAACCAAATTTAccctttattaattttatttacttattctaGTTACTGCTTTTTACTATTTTACTTCTAACTTTTACTAAAACTTTTATTTAGGCCCGAAaccttttttaaaattataatcttaacccaaataatttatataattattattttacccCTAATGACACTAAATTcataattttacttatttttcatttaaattatattttttactcTCTTTTTACCCAAAAATGACCATAACACCCCTTTTACCTTTTCACCTTTGTTCCAtaggattaaaaatatttttttaactactTTTTATCTCTTTTCTATCATAATTTTCGTGCTCTTAGTGACTGAAAATTTCAGAGGTGCAGTTTTTAtacttttcttcactttttgtGACGCTTAAAACTTGAAACTTAAACCCCAAGCGCTTCTATGCTTCCGGCTGTTTTGACACAAAATCCAGAGGTAATACAATAATAAATTATACATATTTAAAAATCCAAAATAGTGGTAACTCATAAAATTTCCAGAAATTCAAAACAAGCATAATTCACCACAAAGTGGCTCATATAAGCACCAAAAACAAGCACAACCATACTCTAACTAATCCTAAACCTTACCTCTTATGTAATACAGTTAAAAAACCTTTCTCACACTAGAAAACGTGCATACAAGGGAAGAAACACAGCTAGTGGTGGTGAGTTTCATTTTTGGGCCTAAAGTGTCACCAAACGTCGAAATTCAACCACTGTGAGTTTGAAACTCCTTAACTCCTTAGGCGTACTTCATGGGTGCTTCAAGAAGAGTTCTTTATACATGGAGGAGAGTAAAAATTCATCATGGCTactattttaaaaatagaaaaggaaagaagaaagaacaagAGTTTACCTAGTCGAAATTTCGGTATAAACGCAAGGATTAGCTTGAGGAGAGTTTGTGCTTGTATGGTTTGAGTACTTGAAGAATACATGTAGAACAAtggaagaagagttgaaataggGGCTGGAGCATAGAGAACAAGTGCAAGAAttttctccctttctctctcaagaattcggtcaaaagagtgtaaaaatgtgtaaagtgttttgtgaattttgtggCCAATGCTtccttaaataaaaaatcaaagtcTTGCTAAATTTATGATGGTAAAAGGGGCTGGAATTTTCGTGGTCAaggtgtaagacccagaacttttaaaaagtcttatcatgatcaagtctcaaatcatatagttatttatggccttaatttcgaaaatcagtttattaaagatgattaaggcaagttttgatttattggatttgagataagttatgattatcatccaatttcacaattattggattattttctatatttgaattataaagttgatagttatgaaataataaggattttatatgatttggattagataagtaatattttaaatattaatattgctattttagaaaaatgaagaaattaagtatattatttctaattatttgatttagacattttattgaaaataatttgtgagaTTGGTGAGCAAatggtattttctatatataattagtgttggatttaacttgggtttcaattactatattattcccaattttaagtAAAATTACCAAAATACCCTTAACCCtaagtttaaaaaaaataataataataataaaccctAATGCCCTATCCCTCAGCCGCCGAAACCCTAATCCTATTGCCTCTTCCAAAATCAGCGGCATTCATGCGATAGAACAGAGAGAGAAGTTGAGGAATCAGAGGGAACCGGGGAAGGGGAATCGGAGAAGAGGGACGGTGCGACGCCGGCGAGGTGAGTGACACAGAGGAGTGGGAGATGCGTCGCGGTTAGTGGGCCTCGCCGCCCGTGGCTGCTGTCATCCCCGACAATGGAAGAGCGAGAAGTGGGTGAACGCGAGGAGGGAGAGTGGGAGCTCGCGAGGGAGCTGCCGCCATCGAAACTGAGTTCGCCGTCGTCGTTGGAACCCGTCGCCACCAGCTTTGTTAGGTCTCTGCCTCCGAATCCATCCTTCCTGCCGCCACTGGAAGCACGAACAAAGAAGAGTCGCCTTCGTCGGAACCACCGCCGCCACTGCCAGCTTCCACCTCCATCGTGGTTGACTATGGATGAGAGTGGAGGAAATTACCTCTCTCTGCCGTTGAAATCCTCCGCCGCTGCTGCTTGCGTCTTGAGCTGCTGCATCAGCCACCGCGGCAGGTGTCGCTGTTGGAAAGAAGAGCTGCGCCTCTGTGTTCTGGCAACTGGGAGTGGTTCTATGACTTCCGGGACCACCGCCGAAGCTCCGGGCTGAGCCTCTGCCGCCAAGAACGTCTCTGCTGCCACCGGGTCCCGCCGATGGTAAGAATTTTAAGTTTGGTTACTGTTCTTTTGGATTTCGGAAAGAGTATTGACACTGCGTGGTTGTACAACTGCTATTATCAGAAATTCGGGCTGCCGCCGTTATTCAGAATTTATTAACGGAGCCGTTGCCGAGTCGTTTTGGAGTTGCGGCTGTTTCGTTTCGCTGATCTAGTGAGTATCTCTATTTCGAAAGCCTTGCGTTAGTACCTTGTTGTgcttggttaatgaatatgagttttggtaacgtgggaTTGAGTCCTAATTGTTAtgtgttgcgattagagttggtGAGATTGTTGAGAACGCAAGTGGAGACGAGTTGCTGGCTGCAGTTGGTTTTGGGTTGAGGCGAAGAGGACTCTGTGAGACTTTTGGactatggaattgcgttttgaggtagggacgctttccgaaaactatagtttattattggaattattacatatgggtactgatgtgagatattgtgtattttgtgattgtatctgccttatgtattatttgattgattcgaatgactatggatgttggtttggctgaattgttgtgtggcttgtgaaatgtaatgtttgaagttgattctttaaagatttgaaatgagtttaatccgttgaggattggtttgaatggagtcaattattttgatgatgcgAAAGATAGAATACTTTTGAAATTCAGCCTaggttgctttaattgatttggtttggataaatgatttattgttgaacagattctttaaagctttagaaatgatg contains the following coding sequences:
- the LOC107634607 gene encoding uncharacterized protein LOC107634607 — protein: MQQLKTQAAAAEDFNGRERQFPPLSSIVNHDGGGSWQWRRWFRRRRLFFVRASSGGRKDGFGGRDLTKLVATGSNDDGELSFDGGSSLASSHSPSSRSPTSRSSIVGDDSSHGRRGPLTATHLPLLCVTHLAGVAPSLFSDSPSPVPSDSSTSLSVLSHECR